The genomic interval CGAACCGCCGCCTACGCGTCCAAGCGACGGGTGCATGGTGCTCAAGCCGTTCGCAGGCTGCGTTTGAACGCGCAGGCGGGAAACCCGCCTGCCCTACATTTTTTCCCGTTCGATCAGGGCGGCCTTGCGCTCGATGCCCCAGCGGTAACCGGATAAGCCGCCATCGTTGCGCACCACCCGGTGGCAGGGGAATCGCCACCGCCGCCGGATTGGCCGCGCAGGCGCCGGCCACCGCGCGCACGGCCTTCGGCGCGCCGATACGCTGCGCCAGTTCCGTGTAGCTGACCGTTTCGCCTGCGGGGATCGCCCGCAAGGCTTCCCACACGCGCTGCTGGAAGGCGGTGCCGCGTACATCCAGCGGCAGGTCCAGGCCGATGCGCGGGGCCTCCACCAATCCCACCACGACGGCGACAGTGCGTTCGAAGTCGCTGTCGGCGCCGATCAAGCGCGCTTTCGGAAAACGGTCCTGCAGGTCGCGCACCAGTGGTTCGGGCTCGTCGCCGATCAGGATCGCGCAGATGCCACGCTCGGTCGCCGCCACCAGGATCGCGCCCAGCGAGCAGGCGCCGACAGCAAAACGAATCGCCTCGCCCACGCCGCCGGCCCTGAAGCTGCCCGGCCGCATGCCGAGCATTGCTTCGGCGCCGGCGTAGAAACGCGAACTCGAATTGAAGCCGGCGGCATACGGTGCATCGGTGACGCTGGCGCCCCGTGCCAGGCCCCTCGCGCACGCGCGCCGCGCGGCAGGCGGCGGCATAGGCTTTCGGCGTCACGCCCGCATGCAGCTTGAATACGCGCTGGAAGTGGAAGCGGCTCATGCCGACCGTGCGCGCCACGGCATCGAGGTCGAGCGTCTCGCCCGCCGCTTCGATCAGGCGGCAGGCCTCGGCGACGGCGCCCGCCTGGCGCGCGCTGACATCCGGCTGCCCGGGCCGGCAGCGCAGGCAGGCGCGAAAACCCGCCGCCTCGGCGGCATCGCAGCTGGCGTGGAAGGCGACGTTCGCGCGCAGTGCCGGGCGTGCGGCGCACGAAGGCCGGCAATACACGCCGGTGCTGCGTACGGGTAATAGAAGACGCCGTCGGCGCCGCGGTCGCGGCCCTGCACGGCGGCCCAGCGCGCCTCGTCGCTGGCATAGGGTTCGGCGGTGGTGTCGATGTTCATGGCGTCGGTTCTCGCGGGGATGACAGGCCGTATCGTCGCAGCGGCGTGGTGTTACCGCACTCCGCTCCTTGCTTTCGAATTCGCGGTGCTAGAATCCCCACTGTCAACAGCACCATTATCGCCCCACGGAGAGCAGTTTGGACGAACACAGCGCGCAAGCGAGCACCCCCACGCCTACCCCCATCTTTCAGCGCATCAAGGATTACCTGGTCGGCGAGATCGCCTCCGGGCGCTGGAAGGAAGGCGACCTGGTGCCCTCCGAGCAGGCCCTGGTGCGCCAGTTCGGCGTCTCGCGCATGACCGTCAACCGCGCCGTACGCGAACTGACGGCCGAGCAGGTGCTGACCCGGCGCCGGGGATCGGGCACCTATGTCGCGCCGCGCAAATACCAGGCGACGCTGGTCGAAATCCGCAACATCGCCGACGAAGTGCGCGCACGCGGCCACCGCCACGGCAGCCGCCTCTGCCTGCTCGAGGAGGCACCCGCCGCCGAGGCGCTGGCGCTGCAGTTCGAACTGGCGCCGGGCGCGCCGCTGTTTCATTCGACCATCGTCCACTTCGAGAACGAGGTACCGATCCAGCTCGAAGACCGCTGGGTCAATCCGGCCTGCGCGCCCGATTACCTGCAGCAGGACTTCGCCAGCATCACCCCCAACGAACACCTGATGGCGGTGGCGCCATTGCAGGGCGCCACCTACAGCATCGAGGCCCTGGGCGCCCCACGCGAGGTGGCCGAGCAGCTGGGCATCGACGGCCGCGCCGCCTGCCTGGTCCTCAAGCGCAAGACCACCTCGCAGGGCCGCGTCGCCTCGGTGGTGACGATGTGGCACCCGGGACATTTGATTCAGTTGACCGGCAGCGTCGGCTGAAGGGTTGTTGATTTCCAGGAGAGGCAACAGTTTCGGACGATATTGAACACGGTGCGCCACGCATGCCCGGTTTCGCCCATAATGCCCTTCCAGTCAACAATTAGCCGGAACCAAGTGTATGAACAAGCTCGCCGTTGCGGACGCGGCGCTGCCGCCGCGCGTGCTGGTGCTCGACGACGACCGCTTCATGTTGGAGATGCTCAAGGACATGCTGGAACAGCTCGGCGTGCGCGAGGTCTATACGGAGGCGACGACCCGTCATGCGCTCGCCACCCTCGCCGAACAAAACCCCGACCTGCTCATCTGCGACCTCGCCCTGCCCGACATGGACGGCATCGAGTTCCTGCAGGCGGCCGCGGCACGCGGTTTTGGAGGCGCCGTCATCCTGTTGTCGGGCATGGATTCGGGGGTGCGCGACGCCGCCAGCGAACTGGCGCGGGTGCTCGGATTACGCGTGGCGGGTACCTTCCGCAAGCCGATCGCGCTGGACCAATTGCGCACGGCCGTGACATGTTAAGTTTTCTACAAACGTCTGAACACTTTTCGGGAAAATAAGGTATTATTCGGCCTAAATCCCCCGCCTGACGTCCTCCAGACGCCCTTCCAAATATTGAGTTTGCGCACATTGTCTCCACCATTGTGTTGCAACCAGTTTTACCAAAGGGACATCGTCCCGACAAACGGAAGCCGGACATGTGCTGAGCAGGACAAGCATGGTCTCCAGGCGTACATTGATCCTTACCTCTTCTTTGAGGAAAACATGAGCGAAAACATTAAACACATCAGCGATGCTTCTTTCGAAACCGACGTGCTCAAGTCCGAGCGCCCGGTCCTGGTCGATTTCTGGGCCGAGTGGTGCGGTCCGTGCAAGATGATCGCTCCGATCCTCGAAGAAGTGGCCAAGGAATACGATGGCAAGATCACGATCGCCAAGATGGACGTCGACGCCAACCAGGCCGTACCGGCCCAGTTCGGCATCCGTGGCATCCCGACCCTGATCCTGTTCAAGGACGGCCAGCCAGCGGCGCAGAAAGTCGGCGCCATGGCCAAGGGTCAGCTGACTTCGTTCATCGACAGCAATATCTGAGAACGCGGTGGCGGTGCGCCCGCACTGCCGCCATTTTTGCGGACGGGAAGCAAACCGGCTCCGGTTGTTTTCCACTGACGCAGTTTAATTAATCCACGTCGTTCCCTCCCCTACCTTTACCTTCCCGTCACGGGACACCCACACAACATGCACTTATCTGAACTGAAGGCAATGCACGTCTCCGCGCTGCTGGAGATGGCCATCGGCCTCGACATCGACAACGCAGCCCGCCTGCGCAAGCAGGAACTGATGTTCGCGATCCTGAAGAAACGCGCCAAGCAAGGCGAACAGATCTTCGGCGATGGCGCACTCGAAGTGCTGCCCGACGGCTTCGGCTTCCTGCGCTCGCCCGACGCCAGCTACATGGCCTCGACCGACGACATCTATATATCGCCGTCGCAGATCCGCCGCTTCAACCTGCATACGGGTGATTCGATCGAAGGCGAAGTGCGCACCCCGAAAGACGGCGAGCGCTATTTCGCCCTGGTAAAGGTGGACAAGGTCAACGGCGAATCGCCGGAAGCCTCGAAGCACCGCATCCTGTTCGAGAACCTGACGCCGCTGCACCCGCAGGAGCCGCTGCGCCTCGAGCGCGACATGAACGGCGCCGAGAACATCACCGGCCGCATCGTCGACCTGATTTCGCCGATCGGCAAGGGCCAGCGCGGCCTGCTGGTGGCCTCCCCTAAATCCGGCAAATCGGTCATGCTGCAGCACATCGCGCACGCGATCACCGCCAACCACCCGGACTGCACCCTGATCGTCCTGCTGATCGACGAGCGTCCGGAAGAAGTGACGGAAATGCAGCGTTCGGTGCGCGGCGAAGTCGTCGCCTCGACCTTCGACGAACCGGCCACCCGCCACGTGCAGGTTGCCGAGATGGTGCTGGAAAAGGCCAAGCGCCTGGTCGAAATGAAGAAGGACGTCGTGATCCTGCTCGACTCGATCACCCGCCTCGCCCGCGCCTACAACACCGTGATCCCGGCCTCGGGCAAGGTGCTGACCGGTGGTGTCGACGCCAACGCGCTGCAGCGTCCGAAGCGCTTCTTCGGCGCCGCCCGTAACATCGAAGAAGGCGGCTCGCTGACCATCATCGCCACCGCGCTGATCGAAACCGGCTC from Massilia sp. Se16.2.3 carries:
- the hutC gene encoding histidine utilization repressor, which gives rise to MDEHSAQASTPTPTPIFQRIKDYLVGEIASGRWKEGDLVPSEQALVRQFGVSRMTVNRAVRELTAEQVLTRRRGSGTYVAPRKYQATLVEIRNIADEVRARGHRHGSRLCLLEEAPAAEALALQFELAPGAPLFHSTIVHFENEVPIQLEDRWVNPACAPDYLQQDFASITPNEHLMAVAPLQGATYSIEALGAPREVAEQLGIDGRAACLVLKRKTTSQGRVASVVTMWHPGHLIQLTGSVG
- a CDS encoding response regulator, with the translated sequence MNKLAVADAALPPRVLVLDDDRFMLEMLKDMLEQLGVREVYTEATTRHALATLAEQNPDLLICDLALPDMDGIEFLQAAAARGFGGAVILLSGMDSGVRDAASELARVLGLRVAGTFRKPIALDQLRTAVTC
- the rho gene encoding transcription termination factor Rho yields the protein MHLSELKAMHVSALLEMAIGLDIDNAARLRKQELMFAILKKRAKQGEQIFGDGALEVLPDGFGFLRSPDASYMASTDDIYISPSQIRRFNLHTGDSIEGEVRTPKDGERYFALVKVDKVNGESPEASKHRILFENLTPLHPQEPLRLERDMNGAENITGRIVDLISPIGKGQRGLLVASPKSGKSVMLQHIAHAITANHPDCTLIVLLIDERPEEVTEMQRSVRGEVVASTFDEPATRHVQVAEMVLEKAKRLVEMKKDVVILLDSITRLARAYNTVIPASGKVLTGGVDANALQRPKRFFGAARNIEEGGSLTIIATALIETGSRMDDVIYEEFKGTGNMEVHLERRLAEKRVYPAINLNKSGTRREELLIKPDQLQKIWILRKLLYSMDEIEAMEFILDKMRATKNNIEFFDMMRRGG
- the trxA gene encoding thioredoxin TrxA; amino-acid sequence: MSENIKHISDASFETDVLKSERPVLVDFWAEWCGPCKMIAPILEEVAKEYDGKITIAKMDVDANQAVPAQFGIRGIPTLILFKDGQPAAQKVGAMAKGQLTSFIDSNI